The Mammaliicoccus sciuri genome window below encodes:
- the menH gene encoding 2-succinyl-6-hydroxy-2,4-cyclohexadiene-1-carboxylate synthase, giving the protein MLNHHVKSYDEHKPSIILLHGFISDHTSFHLVERTLSKHGLNVITIDLPGHGHDESSYDDIWSMDFIVSKIKEVIDYLELKKVYLHGYSMGGRVALSFAVQYPELLSGLILESASPGLKDPSDKQNRIEVDHNRAARIHEIGLPKFVEEWSKLPLFNSQSILSTEERERIKQMRLSQNPNSLSKALKDYGTGSQPSNWHHLNTMNVPTCIIVGQKDEKFIQIGKQMNESIKNSKFYIVKDAGHTIHVEQPSKFDTIIIEFILGGKLCQDNGKL; this is encoded by the coding sequence ATGTTAAATCACCACGTTAAGTCGTATGATGAACATAAACCGTCTATTATTTTATTACACGGCTTCATCAGTGATCATACATCATTTCATTTAGTTGAGCGTACGTTAAGTAAGCATGGGTTAAATGTCATAACCATTGATTTACCTGGACATGGACATGATGAATCAAGTTATGATGATATATGGTCAATGGATTTTATTGTCTCTAAGATTAAAGAAGTCATTGATTATTTAGAGCTAAAAAAGGTCTATTTGCATGGATATTCAATGGGTGGGCGTGTTGCGTTAAGCTTTGCTGTACAATACCCAGAGCTATTAAGCGGCTTGATTTTAGAAAGTGCTAGTCCAGGACTTAAAGATCCATCAGATAAACAGAATAGAATTGAAGTCGATCATAATAGAGCAGCGCGCATTCATGAAATTGGATTACCTAAGTTTGTAGAGGAATGGTCTAAACTTCCATTATTTAATAGTCAGTCTATACTTTCTACTGAAGAAAGAGAACGTATTAAACAAATGAGACTTTCTCAAAATCCAAACAGCTTAAGTAAAGCACTTAAAGATTATGGTACAGGTTCACAACCATCCAATTGGCATCATTTGAATACAATGAATGTGCCAACTTGTATTATCGTCGGTCAAAAAGATGAAAAGTTTATACAAATAGGTAAACAAATGAACGAAAGTATAAAAAATAGTAAATTTTATATTGTTAAAGATGCTGGGCACACAATTCATGTGGAACAACCCTCAAAATTTGATACAATAATAATAGAATTTATTTTAGGAGGCAAATTATGTCAAGACAATGGGAAACTATAA
- the menD gene encoding 2-succinyl-5-enolpyruvyl-6-hydroxy-3-cyclohexene-1-carboxylic-acid synthase: protein MSTHTESLTKQVFTFVSKLYEYGVDDVVISPGSRSTPLAIACERHPHLKTWVHPDERSAAFFALGIIKASQKPVAIICTSGTAASNYMPAVSEAFISRLPLVVVTSDRPHELRNVGAPQAINQVNMFQNFTKFQFDMPIADDSEGTLNVINMNMIKAEKHFVGPQRGPVHFNFPFREPLIPNVKLRRYLSSKRKLETKYQKSIDFTSIQTYIEKPRGVVIVGDTQGQDLSQILTYSAIHNIPILADPLSNLRKLNHPNVISTYDALFKGGLSIEPQFIIRVGQPVVSKHLNNWLKEVKCPQILVQNNDTPDAYPKVPTISVELSPNDFFRQAQDVSPTQNKNWLEKWITMDKEASTLIEKYIEEETDEGAAVGSLLKKMTSKDTVFVGNSMPIRDVDTFNLNSKAEIAANRGANGIDGVVSTALGMSVYKKVTLIIGDVSFFHDMNGLIMSKLHDLDITIVCLNNNGGGIFNYLAPKEEAPEHFEKLFGTPLDLDFQHVAHLYELGYEKFESVSDYKKQTLPQFGSYLYEILTNREENTATHRQLFEQMKGIQYVKSPR from the coding sequence TTGAGTACACATACTGAAAGTCTTACTAAACAAGTATTTACATTTGTTTCTAAATTATATGAATATGGTGTCGATGATGTTGTTATTAGTCCTGGATCAAGATCTACACCATTAGCGATAGCTTGTGAACGACATCCACATTTAAAAACATGGGTTCATCCAGATGAAAGAAGCGCAGCATTTTTTGCACTTGGCATAATTAAAGCAAGTCAAAAGCCTGTTGCAATCATTTGTACTTCAGGAACAGCTGCATCTAATTATATGCCAGCAGTATCTGAAGCGTTTATTAGTCGATTACCACTTGTTGTTGTTACGAGTGATAGACCACATGAACTACGTAATGTTGGTGCACCTCAAGCAATCAATCAAGTAAATATGTTCCAAAACTTTACGAAGTTTCAATTTGATATGCCTATAGCTGATGACTCAGAGGGTACATTAAATGTAATTAATATGAATATGATTAAAGCTGAGAAACATTTTGTTGGTCCACAAAGAGGTCCTGTACATTTTAATTTTCCATTTAGAGAGCCATTAATTCCTAATGTGAAATTAAGAAGATATTTGTCATCTAAAAGAAAATTAGAAACAAAATACCAAAAATCGATTGATTTTACGAGTATACAAACATATATCGAAAAACCAAGAGGAGTCGTTATAGTAGGAGATACACAAGGTCAAGATTTATCTCAAATATTAACTTATTCAGCGATTCATAATATTCCTATATTAGCTGATCCATTAAGTAATTTGAGAAAATTAAATCATCCAAATGTGATTTCTACTTATGATGCATTATTCAAAGGTGGTTTAAGTATTGAACCACAATTTATAATTAGAGTGGGGCAACCAGTCGTTTCGAAACATTTAAACAATTGGTTAAAAGAAGTTAAATGTCCACAAATTCTTGTGCAAAATAATGATACACCTGATGCTTATCCTAAAGTACCAACGATTTCAGTGGAATTAAGTCCAAATGATTTCTTCAGACAAGCTCAAGATGTATCACCAACTCAAAACAAGAATTGGTTAGAAAAATGGATAACAATGGACAAAGAAGCAAGTACATTGATTGAAAAATATATCGAAGAAGAAACAGATGAAGGTGCTGCAGTTGGTAGTTTATTGAAAAAAATGACTTCTAAAGATACTGTATTTGTTGGTAATAGTATGCCAATAAGAGATGTCGATACATTTAATTTAAACTCAAAAGCTGAAATAGCAGCTAATAGAGGTGCAAATGGTATAGATGGTGTCGTGTCGACTGCACTTGGTATGTCTGTATATAAAAAAGTCACACTTATTATTGGTGATGTTTCGTTCTTCCATGATATGAATGGCTTGATTATGAGTAAACTACATGATTTAGATATTACAATTGTGTGCTTAAACAATAATGGTGGGGGCATCTTCAATTACTTAGCACCTAAAGAAGAAGCACCTGAACATTTTGAGAAATTATTCGGTACGCCACTAGATTTAGATTTTCAACATGTTGCGCATCTGTATGAGTTAGGTTACGAAAAATTCGAAAGTGTTTCTGATTATAAGAAACAAACTTTACCGCAATTCGGTTCTTATTTATACGAAATTCTAACGAATAGAGAAGAAAATACCGCAACACATAGACAACTTTTTGAACAAATGAAAGGTATCCAATATGTTAAATCACCACGTTAA
- a CDS encoding isochorismate synthase has product MKQQIISEIDGNKNYISVEIELQYQPDLIHLLRKEINYTGQHFYYKSKDSKLEMCGIGYLLEARYSHLEHDDIYEYWQNIKEQLNTIKLHDEKHHLKFFGGFQFSEHSLTNEWKDYGMSHFVLPKYLVTKENGHYYLTYTDHSNKFDLDNIQEVINILETENEKIESIDPVVVENKDIQSEEWKALVTKVVSQMNQSVALQKVVLSRRRQIEFEDHVNVEDALQRSLDSNESSYLLLFESGKSQFISQTPEQLCQIEDGKLYTNAIAGTILRTEDETKNDELKAELLNDFKNQFEHRYVVDSIIHDIQSFTKHIEYDKKPTILTNKHLYHLYTKIQADLLSENVLEIVNQLHPTPALGGFPKVEAIKFIEHEEFGTRGFYGAPLGYIDLENNGEFVVSIRSMLVNNHTATLYSGCGIVKDSEAISEFEETDLKFKPMLKALGVM; this is encoded by the coding sequence TTGAAGCAACAGATAATTTCTGAAATCGATGGAAATAAAAATTATATTTCAGTTGAAATTGAGCTTCAATATCAACCAGATTTAATCCATTTATTAAGGAAAGAAATCAATTATACAGGACAACATTTTTATTACAAATCTAAAGATTCTAAATTAGAAATGTGTGGAATTGGATATTTATTAGAAGCTAGGTATTCGCATCTAGAACATGATGATATATATGAATACTGGCAAAATATTAAAGAACAATTAAATACGATTAAGTTACATGATGAAAAACACCATCTAAAATTCTTTGGTGGCTTTCAATTTTCAGAGCATTCATTAACGAATGAATGGAAAGATTACGGGATGAGTCATTTTGTATTGCCTAAATATTTGGTGACAAAAGAAAATGGTCATTATTATCTTACTTATACGGATCATAGTAACAAATTCGATCTCGACAACATTCAAGAAGTTATTAATATTTTAGAAACAGAAAATGAAAAAATCGAATCGATTGATCCTGTAGTAGTGGAAAATAAAGATATTCAAAGTGAAGAATGGAAAGCGTTAGTTACTAAAGTTGTTTCACAAATGAATCAATCTGTAGCACTACAAAAAGTCGTACTATCCAGAAGAAGACAAATTGAATTTGAAGATCATGTTAATGTTGAAGATGCATTACAAAGGTCATTAGATTCAAATGAATCAAGCTATTTATTACTATTTGAGTCAGGTAAATCTCAATTTATTTCACAAACACCTGAACAATTATGCCAAATAGAAGATGGTAAACTATATACAAATGCAATTGCTGGTACGATTTTAAGAACAGAAGATGAAACAAAGAATGATGAATTAAAGGCTGAGCTTCTAAATGATTTTAAAAATCAATTTGAACATCGTTATGTAGTGGATAGTATTATTCATGATATTCAATCATTTACGAAACACATTGAATACGATAAAAAGCCAACCATACTCACAAATAAACATTTATATCATTTATATACGAAAATACAAGCAGATTTACTATCTGAAAATGTATTAGAAATTGTTAATCAATTGCATCCAACGCCAGCATTAGGAGGATTTCCTAAAGTTGAAGCGATAAAATTTATAGAACATGAAGAGTTTGGTACAAGGGGATTTTACGGTGCACCATTAGGTTATATCGATCTAGAAAATAATGGTGAATTTGTTGTATCTATTCGATCTATGTTAGTGAACAATCATACTGCAACATTGTATTCAGGTTGTGGTATTGTAAAAGATTCTGAAGCAATATCTGAGTTTGAAGAAACAGACTTAAAATTTAAACCAATGTTGAAAGCACTAGGAGTGATGTAG
- a CDS encoding 1,4-dihydroxy-2-naphthoate polyprenyltransferase translates to MSQNLSQHSGLKKYYHLMRPHTLTASFVPVLLGTASSKIFLTGAEASIKISVVLAMLLASILIQAATNMFNEYFDYKRGLDDHTSVGIGGAIVRNGMSPKSVYNLAIAFYVIAVILGIYICMQSTWLLIPIGLVCMAIGYFYTGGPIPISWTPFGEIFAGFFMGFVIVMISFYIQTGTLSFYPALLSIPVSITIGLINLANNIRDREKDKQSGRKTYAILVGKRLSIMTMAILYIFAYVFVIYLALFKPYGSLLWLLVLISAPFPIKAVRRFNKNDTPQTMMPAMAATGKANTIFGLLLALGVYISGLLGGL, encoded by the coding sequence ATGTCACAAAATTTATCACAGCATTCAGGCTTGAAAAAATATTATCATTTGATGAGACCACATACCCTTACAGCATCATTTGTTCCTGTATTATTAGGTACTGCTTCATCAAAGATTTTTTTAACAGGTGCTGAAGCATCCATTAAAATTTCAGTCGTATTAGCAATGTTACTCGCAAGTATTTTAATACAAGCAGCAACTAATATGTTTAATGAATACTTTGATTATAAGCGTGGATTAGATGACCATACTTCTGTTGGTATCGGAGGCGCAATCGTAAGAAATGGTATGTCTCCTAAATCCGTTTATAATTTAGCAATAGCATTCTATGTTATAGCTGTCATATTAGGTATTTACATATGCATGCAAAGTACATGGCTATTAATACCAATAGGATTAGTTTGTATGGCAATCGGTTATTTTTATACAGGTGGTCCAATCCCTATTTCATGGACGCCATTCGGTGAAATATTCGCTGGATTCTTCATGGGATTTGTAATTGTCATGATTTCATTCTATATACAAACAGGTACTTTAAGCTTTTATCCAGCATTATTAAGTATTCCAGTTTCTATTACAATTGGACTTATCAACTTAGCAAATAACATTAGAGACCGCGAAAAAGACAAACAAAGTGGTAGAAAGACTTACGCAATCTTAGTCGGTAAAAGACTTTCCATCATGACTATGGCAATTCTATATATTTTCGCATATGTCTTTGTTATTTACTTAGCATTATTTAAACCATACGGCTCTCTTTTATGGTTGCTCGTCTTAATATCTGCACCATTCCCAATCAAAGCCGTACGTCGATTTAACAAAAATGACACACCACAAACAATGATGCCTGCAATGGCAGCAACAGGTAAAGCAAACACGATCTTCGGATTGTTATTAGCACTTGGTGTATATATTAGTGGTTTATTAGGTGGATTATAA
- a CDS encoding alpha/beta hydrolase codes for MLKLKESQNVFLEGGDEAVILLHSFTGTVRDVKALAEFLNEAGYTCYIPAYKGHGLSLEGLLAYTTNDWWEQVQDSYHYLKDSGYETIHVLGVSLGALMSLKLVETFDLKKCIAMSTPHNRTNKDIKRRLYHYGERINQIQGLDEDESKRQFALIDDYEEGARLFTSFIEDIMNHLNAVNIPISIKYGELDQTFYQDSAERIYHDIASEHKELTAYKNATHLMTRSDDKEQIEQDILEFLKK; via the coding sequence TTGTTGAAATTGAAAGAATCTCAAAATGTATTTTTAGAAGGTGGAGATGAAGCGGTTATATTATTGCATTCATTTACAGGTACAGTAAGAGATGTAAAAGCTTTAGCAGAGTTTCTAAACGAAGCGGGATATACTTGCTATATTCCAGCTTATAAAGGACATGGATTAAGTTTAGAAGGATTATTAGCCTATACGACAAATGATTGGTGGGAACAGGTACAAGATAGCTATCACTATTTAAAGGATAGTGGATATGAAACCATTCATGTGCTCGGTGTTTCATTAGGTGCGCTTATGTCTTTAAAACTTGTCGAAACATTTGATTTGAAGAAATGTATAGCAATGTCTACACCTCATAATAGAACGAATAAAGATATTAAAAGAAGGCTCTATCATTATGGAGAAAGAATTAATCAGATCCAAGGTTTAGATGAAGATGAAAGTAAACGCCAATTTGCACTCATTGATGATTATGAAGAAGGTGCACGTCTTTTTACATCATTTATAGAGGATATTATGAATCATTTAAACGCAGTAAATATACCTATCTCTATAAAGTATGGTGAATTAGATCAAACATTCTATCAAGATAGCGCTGAAAGAATATATCATGATATAGCATCAGAACATAAAGAATTAACAGCCTATAAAAATGCAACACATTTAATGACAAGAAGTGACGATAAAGAACAAATTGAACAAGATATACTTGAGTTCTTAAAAAAATAA
- a CDS encoding GNAT family N-acetyltransferase, which translates to MTVELKLMEMQYFNDFYEVSLKEFADEQVKSGSWSVEEADERGRAYFKKLLPDGLHTEGHKIFNVFNEGEKVGILWLHVFEKDHVLKSFIYDIKIDESERGKGLGKMTMQALDEYCKEQDIKSIRLHVFGHNQIAYELYKKMGFETTNYYMEKAL; encoded by the coding sequence ATGACTGTTGAATTAAAATTAATGGAAATGCAGTACTTTAATGATTTTTATGAGGTTTCTTTGAAAGAATTTGCTGATGAACAAGTGAAAAGTGGTTCTTGGTCTGTTGAAGAAGCGGATGAGAGAGGTAGAGCATATTTTAAGAAACTTCTACCTGATGGTTTACATACGGAAGGTCATAAAATTTTTAATGTCTTTAATGAAGGGGAGAAGGTTGGTATTTTATGGCTACATGTATTCGAGAAAGACCATGTATTAAAGAGTTTTATTTATGATATTAAGATTGACGAATCTGAAAGAGGTAAAGGTTTAGGTAAGATGACGATGCAAGCTCTAGATGAGTATTGCAAGGAACAGGACATTAAAAGTATTCGACTCCATGTTTTCGGTCATAATCAAATTGCATATGAGTTATATAAAAAAATGGGATTTGAAACGACAAACTATTATATGGAAAAAGCGTTATAA
- a CDS encoding putative holin-like toxin, which produces MVPISDALNLMFSFGSFIVLLLGLVIAIVKMNQKNKPSLTTFYQFEIIY; this is translated from the coding sequence GTGGTTCCGATTAGCGATGCGCTAAACTTAATGTTTAGTTTCGGTAGTTTTATCGTACTATTATTAGGTTTAGTAATCGCAATTGTAAAAATGAACCAAAAAAATAAACCATCTCTTACAACTTTTTACCAGTTTGAGATAATTTATTAA
- a CDS encoding VOC family protein: MYQLKKWDHVQLSAPKGSEDKARYFYCKQLGFKEVEKPESLGGNGGIWFNINQIDLHIGIEEGFEPLKKAHLAINVENLEDLKEHLTNEKIEFKTDNRFPGANRIHLLDPFGNRLEFIKKQ, encoded by the coding sequence ATGTATCAATTAAAAAAGTGGGATCATGTACAATTATCAGCACCTAAAGGGTCAGAGGATAAAGCACGATATTTCTATTGTAAACAATTAGGGTTTAAAGAAGTAGAAAAGCCTGAGTCATTGGGAGGCAATGGAGGCATTTGGTTTAATATCAATCAAATTGATTTGCATATTGGTATTGAAGAAGGATTTGAACCATTAAAAAAAGCACATCTAGCTATTAATGTTGAAAATCTAGAAGATTTAAAAGAACATTTAACGAATGAAAAAATAGAGTTTAAAACAGATAATCGTTTTCCAGGCGCAAATAGAATACATTTATTAGATCCTTTTGGAAATCGATTAGAATTTATAAAAAAACAATAG